In Burkholderia contaminans, the following proteins share a genomic window:
- the lptF gene encoding LPS export ABC transporter permease LptF: MIFERSLQRELAYTAGAVFMVLLTIMLTTMMIRIVGYAASGEIDPRDVLVLIGLTVIGYLAVMLVVTLFVSILFVLTRWYRDSEMVVWLASGVSLTRLIKPIGVFATPIILLIAFFAFVGWPWSNQQSKMIKARFQQRDEISLLAPGQFRESASNHRVFFIEKMTPDQSKVQNVFVTSTENGKVNVVVSQTGHTETRDGNRFVVLEDGRRYDGTPGQPNFKIMEFERYGVKITSTPVTNVQTTNSTPTPDLLRNPTNDNLAEFAWRAGLPLIAINLMVLGIPLSYQNPRRSRTINLVMAVLIYLTYSNLLNVVQSQIEQGKMSFGVGLVGLHLVVAVIVAFIFWLRVRNRPLFTRALFGRSGA; the protein is encoded by the coding sequence ATGATCTTCGAACGCTCCCTCCAGCGCGAGCTTGCGTATACGGCTGGCGCCGTGTTCATGGTGCTGCTCACGATCATGCTCACGACGATGATGATCCGCATCGTCGGCTACGCCGCGTCCGGTGAAATCGATCCGCGGGACGTCCTCGTGCTGATCGGCCTCACCGTGATCGGCTACCTCGCCGTGATGCTCGTCGTCACGCTGTTCGTGTCGATCCTGTTCGTGCTGACCCGGTGGTACCGGGACTCCGAAATGGTCGTGTGGCTTGCGTCGGGCGTGAGCCTCACGCGCCTCATCAAGCCGATCGGCGTGTTCGCCACGCCGATCATCCTGCTGATCGCCTTCTTCGCGTTCGTCGGCTGGCCGTGGTCGAACCAGCAAAGCAAGATGATCAAGGCGCGCTTCCAGCAGCGCGACGAAATCTCGCTGCTCGCGCCCGGCCAGTTCCGCGAATCGGCGTCGAACCACCGCGTGTTCTTCATCGAGAAGATGACGCCCGACCAGAGCAAGGTGCAGAACGTGTTCGTGACCTCGACCGAGAACGGCAAGGTCAACGTGGTCGTGTCGCAGACGGGGCACACGGAAACGCGCGACGGCAACCGCTTCGTCGTCCTGGAGGACGGCCGCCGCTACGACGGCACGCCTGGCCAGCCGAACTTCAAGATCATGGAGTTCGAGCGCTACGGCGTGAAGATCACGAGCACCCCGGTCACCAACGTGCAGACCACCAACAGCACGCCGACGCCGGACCTGCTGCGCAACCCGACGAACGACAACCTCGCGGAATTCGCGTGGCGCGCGGGGCTGCCGCTGATCGCGATCAACCTGATGGTGCTCGGCATTCCGCTGTCGTACCAGAACCCGCGCCGCAGCCGCACGATCAACCTCGTGATGGCCGTGCTGATCTATCTCACGTACTCGAACCTGCTGAACGTGGTGCAGTCGCAGATCGAGCAGGGCAAGATGTCGTTCGGCGTCGGTCTCGTTGGGCTGCATCTCGTCGTCGCGGTGATCGTCGCGTTCATCTTCTGGTTGCGCGTGCGCAATCGTCCGCTGTTTACACGCGCGCTGTTCGGCCGCTCGGGAGCATGA
- the lptG gene encoding LPS export ABC transporter permease LptG codes for MRLYEKYFARQIYVTFVFILFAFSGLFFFFDLISELNSVGHGNYKFGYAVLRVALQTPSRFYEIIPVAALISAIYVFAQMAANSEFTIFRVSGLATNQALRSLLKIGVPLVIVTYLIGEFVGPYADQLSERVRLQALGASVSSNFQSGVWVKDTLAARENGEQVTRFVNVGSLSPDSTISNVRIYEFDSKFQLRNVRIAQTGRYEPPGHWLLKGVNETELTPIKPIGGQPADALNPVYRSQQVSLAEYRLRSDLTPQILSVLLVSPDRMSIINLFRYIQHLRENQQDTQRYDIALWRKLLYPFAVFVMLVLSLPFAYLHTRAGVVGVKVFGGIMLGMSFQLLNTLFSHIGTLNTWPAPLTAATPGLIYLALGLFALKWVDRH; via the coding sequence ATGCGGCTCTATGAAAAGTACTTCGCGCGACAGATCTACGTCACGTTCGTCTTCATCCTGTTCGCGTTCTCGGGCCTGTTCTTCTTCTTCGACCTGATCAGCGAACTGAACTCGGTCGGGCACGGCAATTACAAGTTCGGCTACGCGGTGCTGCGCGTCGCGCTGCAGACCCCGTCGCGCTTCTACGAAATCATCCCGGTCGCCGCGCTGATCAGCGCGATCTATGTGTTCGCGCAAATGGCCGCGAACTCGGAATTCACGATCTTCCGCGTGTCGGGCCTCGCGACCAACCAGGCGCTGCGCTCGCTGCTGAAGATCGGCGTGCCGCTCGTGATCGTCACCTACCTGATCGGCGAATTCGTCGGCCCGTACGCCGACCAGCTGTCCGAACGCGTGCGGCTGCAGGCGCTCGGCGCGTCGGTGTCGTCGAATTTCCAGTCGGGCGTGTGGGTGAAGGACACGCTCGCGGCCCGTGAAAACGGCGAGCAGGTCACGCGCTTCGTCAACGTCGGCAGCCTGTCGCCCGACTCGACGATCAGCAACGTGCGCATCTACGAATTCGATTCGAAATTCCAGCTGCGCAACGTGCGGATCGCGCAGACGGGCCGCTACGAGCCGCCCGGCCACTGGCTGCTCAAGGGCGTCAACGAAACCGAGCTCACCCCGATCAAGCCGATCGGCGGGCAGCCAGCCGACGCGCTGAACCCCGTGTACCGGTCGCAGCAGGTCTCGCTGGCCGAATACCGGCTGCGCTCGGACCTGACGCCGCAGATCCTGTCGGTGCTGCTCGTGTCGCCGGATCGCATGTCGATCATCAACCTGTTCCGCTACATCCAGCATCTGCGCGAGAACCAGCAGGACACGCAGCGCTACGACATCGCGCTGTGGCGCAAGCTGCTGTATCCGTTCGCGGTGTTCGTGATGCTGGTACTGTCGCTGCCGTTCGCGTACCTGCACACGCGTGCGGGCGTGGTCGGTGTGAAGGTGTTCGGCGGCATCATGCTCGGCATGAGCTTCCAGCTGCTCAATACGCTGTTCTCGCACATCGGCACGCTGAACACGTGGCCCGCGCCGCTCACCGCGGCTACGCCGGGCCTGATCTATCTCGCGCTCGGCCTGTTCGCGCTCAAGTGGGTCGACCGGCACTGA
- a CDS encoding sirohydrochlorin chelatase has translation MNSHGIVLFGHGARDPRWAEPFERLAARLRGASSPAAHVSLAFLELMTPSLGDAVAAQVAAGCTHITVVPVFFGQGGHVRRDLPQLVDACRAVHPGIEIRCATAVGEDDGVLDAIARYCIDQIGDGA, from the coding sequence ATGAATTCGCACGGCATCGTCCTGTTCGGCCACGGCGCGCGTGACCCGCGCTGGGCCGAGCCGTTCGAACGGCTCGCCGCGCGGCTGCGCGGCGCCTCTTCTCCCGCTGCACACGTGTCGCTCGCGTTCCTCGAACTGATGACGCCGTCGCTCGGCGACGCGGTCGCCGCGCAGGTCGCGGCCGGCTGCACCCACATCACCGTGGTGCCGGTGTTCTTCGGCCAGGGCGGCCATGTCCGCCGCGACCTGCCGCAGCTCGTCGACGCATGCCGAGCCGTGCATCCGGGTATCGAGATCCGCTGCGCGACGGCCGTCGGCGAAGACGACGGCGTGCTCGACGCGATCGCGCGCTACTGCATCGACCAGATCGGCGACGGCGCGTAA
- the cobA gene encoding uroporphyrinogen-III C-methyltransferase, producing MGKVYLIGAGPGAADLITVRGARLLEQADVVLHDALVEPAMLDYAPNARRIAVGKRCGQRSIAQHFINKQIVDAAREHACVVRLKGGDPMLFGRAEEEMRALEAAGIDYEVVPGITAALAGAATLKRSLTLRGVSRSVAFATHSRAPGSDEIREAARADSIVYYMGRDSAPGIAQELIDAGRAPATPVAIVEACSTARERSLTLTLAQMAAGDAQAWLDPAEPSLLMIGDAFAERAGQAKAGDALRSAA from the coding sequence ATGGGCAAGGTGTATCTGATCGGAGCAGGGCCGGGCGCGGCCGACCTCATCACGGTGCGTGGCGCGCGGCTGCTCGAGCAGGCGGACGTCGTGCTGCACGACGCGCTCGTCGAGCCCGCGATGCTCGACTACGCGCCGAATGCGCGCCGGATCGCCGTCGGCAAGCGCTGCGGGCAGCGTTCGATCGCGCAGCACTTCATCAACAAGCAGATCGTCGATGCGGCGCGCGAGCATGCGTGCGTCGTGCGGCTGAAGGGTGGCGACCCGATGCTGTTCGGTCGCGCCGAAGAGGAGATGCGCGCGCTGGAAGCGGCCGGCATCGACTACGAGGTCGTGCCGGGCATCACCGCGGCGCTGGCCGGGGCGGCGACGCTGAAGCGTTCGCTGACGTTGCGCGGCGTGTCGCGCAGCGTTGCGTTCGCGACGCACAGCCGCGCGCCGGGCAGCGACGAGATTCGCGAGGCCGCACGCGCCGATTCGATCGTCTATTACATGGGCCGCGACAGCGCGCCCGGCATCGCGCAGGAACTGATCGACGCGGGCCGTGCGCCGGCGACGCCCGTGGCGATCGTCGAGGCGTGCAGCACCGCGCGCGAACGCTCTCTGACGCTCACGCTCGCGCAGATGGCGGCAGGCGACGCGCAGGCGTGGCTCGATCCCGCGGAACCGAGCCTGCTGATGATCGGCGATGCATTCGCCGAGCGCGCCGGGCAGGCGAAAGCGGGCGATGCGCTGCGAAGTGCGGCCTGA
- a CDS encoding sulfate adenylyltransferase subunit 1: MSIIENTEDLGVLRFITAGSVDDGKSTLIGRLLYDSKAVLSDQLSALSRAKNKRTVGDELDLALLTDGLEAEREQGITIDVAYRYFATAKRKFIIADTPGHEQYTRNMVTGASTAHAAIVLIDATRITVENGVVQLLPQTKRHSAIVKLLGLQHVIVAINKMDLVDYSEARFNEIRDAYVALAKQLGLTDVRFVPVSALKGDNIVGASERMPWYAGEPLLDVLESLPVETQAHDALRFPVQWVARQDGSSADDFRGYMGRIESGEVKVGDEIVVLPSNRTATIAEIVAPVPGGTASVPHAFAGQTVTIRLAEDVDVSRGDMFVTSGEPVEPAKKLEADLCWFDETPLSPQRKYLLKQTTSTVFAKIGGVKQVLDVHTLSHATDRHDLKMNDIGRVALTLQKPIVCDTYDAHPGTGAFVLIDEATHHTVAAGMIRAFSA; this comes from the coding sequence ATGAGCATCATCGAGAACACCGAAGACCTCGGCGTGCTGCGCTTCATTACCGCGGGCAGCGTCGACGACGGCAAGAGCACGCTGATCGGCCGCCTGCTGTACGACAGCAAGGCCGTGCTGTCCGACCAGCTGTCCGCGCTGTCGCGTGCGAAGAACAAGCGCACGGTCGGCGACGAGCTCGATCTCGCATTGCTGACCGACGGCCTCGAAGCCGAGCGCGAGCAGGGCATCACGATCGACGTCGCATACCGCTACTTCGCGACCGCGAAGCGCAAGTTCATCATCGCCGATACGCCGGGCCACGAGCAGTACACGCGCAACATGGTGACGGGCGCGTCGACCGCGCACGCGGCGATCGTGCTGATCGACGCGACGCGCATCACGGTCGAGAACGGCGTCGTGCAACTGCTGCCGCAGACCAAGCGCCACAGCGCGATCGTCAAGCTGCTCGGGCTGCAGCACGTGATCGTCGCGATCAACAAGATGGACCTCGTCGACTACAGCGAAGCGCGTTTCAACGAAATCCGCGATGCGTACGTCGCGCTCGCGAAGCAGCTGGGCCTGACCGACGTGCGCTTCGTGCCGGTGTCGGCGCTGAAGGGCGACAACATCGTTGGCGCGAGCGAGCGCATGCCGTGGTACGCGGGCGAGCCGCTGCTCGACGTGCTCGAATCGCTGCCGGTCGAGACGCAGGCGCATGACGCGCTGCGCTTCCCGGTGCAGTGGGTCGCGCGCCAGGACGGCAGCTCGGCAGACGATTTCCGCGGCTACATGGGCCGTATCGAGTCGGGCGAAGTGAAGGTCGGCGACGAGATCGTCGTGCTGCCGTCGAACCGCACGGCGACGATCGCCGAGATCGTCGCGCCGGTGCCGGGCGGCACTGCGTCCGTTCCGCACGCGTTCGCGGGCCAGACCGTGACGATCCGCCTCGCGGAAGACGTCGACGTGTCGCGCGGCGACATGTTCGTCACGTCCGGCGAGCCGGTCGAGCCGGCGAAGAAGCTCGAAGCCGATCTGTGCTGGTTCGACGAGACGCCGCTGTCGCCGCAGCGCAAGTACCTGCTGAAGCAGACCACCAGCACGGTGTTCGCGAAGATCGGCGGCGTCAAGCAGGTACTCGACGTGCACACGCTGTCGCACGCGACCGATCGTCACGATCTGAAGATGAACGACATCGGCCGCGTTGCGCTGACGCTGCAGAAGCCGATCGTGTGCGACACGTACGACGCGCATCCGGGTACCGGTGCGTTCGTGCTGATCGACGAGGCGACGCATCACACGGTCGCCGCAGGGATGATCCGGGCGTTCTCGGCATGA
- the cysD gene encoding sulfate adenylyltransferase subunit CysD, whose product MSTTLEQSAFAPPAGADSRMGHLDWLEAESIHILRELVAECSKPALLFSGGKDSVVVLHLALKAFGLGANRKTTLPFPLVHIDTGHNYEEVIDFRDRRAKELGAELVVGHVEDSIKRGTVVLRRETDSRNAAQAVTLLETIEEHGYTALIGGARRDEEKARAKERIFSFRDEFGQWDPKAQRPELWSLYNARLHKGEHLRVFPISNWTELDVWQYIARENLELPSIYYAHQREIVRRNGLLVPVTPLTPMRDGETSELAQVRFRTVGDISCTCPVESDADDVEKIIAETAVTEITERGATRMDDQASEAAMEQRKKQGYF is encoded by the coding sequence ATGAGCACGACGCTCGAGCAATCCGCCTTTGCCCCGCCCGCCGGTGCCGACAGCCGCATGGGCCACCTCGACTGGCTCGAAGCCGAGTCGATCCACATCCTGCGCGAACTGGTCGCCGAATGCAGCAAGCCGGCGCTGTTGTTCTCGGGCGGCAAGGATTCGGTCGTCGTGCTGCATCTGGCGCTGAAGGCATTCGGCCTCGGCGCGAACCGCAAGACGACGCTGCCGTTCCCGCTCGTGCACATCGATACGGGCCACAACTACGAGGAAGTGATCGACTTCCGCGATCGCCGCGCGAAAGAACTCGGCGCCGAGCTGGTCGTCGGCCACGTCGAGGATTCGATCAAGCGCGGCACGGTCGTGCTGCGTCGCGAAACCGATTCGCGCAATGCCGCGCAGGCCGTCACGCTGCTCGAGACGATCGAGGAGCACGGCTACACGGCGCTGATCGGCGGCGCGCGCCGCGACGAAGAGAAGGCGCGTGCGAAGGAACGCATCTTCTCGTTCCGCGACGAATTCGGCCAGTGGGATCCGAAGGCGCAGCGCCCGGAACTGTGGAGCCTGTACAACGCCCGCCTGCACAAGGGCGAGCACCTGCGCGTGTTCCCGATCTCGAACTGGACCGAGCTCGACGTGTGGCAGTACATCGCGCGCGAGAACCTCGAACTGCCGTCGATCTATTACGCTCACCAGCGCGAGATCGTGCGCCGCAACGGGCTGCTCGTGCCCGTCACGCCGCTCACGCCGATGCGTGACGGCGAGACGAGCGAGCTCGCGCAGGTGCGCTTCCGCACGGTCGGCGACATCTCCTGCACGTGCCCGGTCGAAAGCGACGCGGACGACGTCGAGAAGATCATCGCCGAGACGGCGGTGACCGAGATCACCGAGCGCGGCGCGACCCGGATGGACGACCAGGCCTCCGAAGCCGCGATGGAACAGCGCAAGAAGCAAGGTTATTTCTGA
- a CDS encoding phosphoadenylyl-sulfate reductase: MSSATTTALTPELAAKVERLDALLAQIGARHEKVKFASSLAAEDMLLTHAILSKGVRIGIFSLNTGRLHAETLGMIDRVRERYGYEIEQFHPQQDAVDQYVAEHGLNAFYESVELRKSCCHIRKVEPLNRALADVGAWVTGQRREQSVTRAELHEEEQDEARGIAKYNPLADWTESDVWAYLKAFDVPVNPLHARGYPSIGCEPCTRAIRPGEDSRAGRWWWESRDTKECGLHITTITPIPAEAVAGATH; this comes from the coding sequence ATGAGCAGCGCGACCACCACCGCGCTGACGCCGGAGCTCGCCGCGAAGGTCGAGCGCCTCGACGCGCTGCTCGCGCAGATCGGTGCGCGTCACGAGAAGGTGAAGTTCGCGAGCAGCCTCGCGGCGGAAGACATGCTGCTCACGCATGCGATCCTGTCGAAGGGCGTGCGCATCGGCATCTTCTCGCTGAACACGGGCCGCCTGCACGCGGAAACGCTCGGCATGATCGACCGTGTGCGCGAGCGCTACGGCTACGAGATCGAGCAGTTCCATCCGCAGCAGGACGCGGTCGACCAGTATGTCGCCGAGCACGGCCTGAATGCGTTCTACGAGAGCGTCGAGCTGCGCAAGTCGTGCTGCCACATCCGCAAGGTCGAGCCGCTGAATCGCGCGCTCGCCGACGTCGGCGCATGGGTCACCGGCCAGCGCCGCGAGCAGTCGGTCACGCGGGCCGAGCTGCACGAGGAAGAGCAGGACGAAGCGCGCGGGATCGCGAAGTACAACCCGCTCGCCGACTGGACGGAAAGCGACGTGTGGGCGTACCTTAAGGCGTTTGACGTGCCGGTGAACCCGCTGCATGCGCGCGGCTACCCGAGCATCGGCTGCGAGCCGTGTACGCGGGCGATCCGTCCCGGCGAGGACAGCCGAGCGGGCCGCTGGTGGTGGGAGTCGCGCGATACGAAGGAATGCGGGCTGCACATCACGACGATCACGCCGATTCCCGCGGAAGCCGTTGCCGGCGCCACGCACTGA
- a CDS encoding DUF934 domain-containing protein encodes MASIIKNRAVIDDAWQVVRAAEDGALPAVDALPAGKVLVPFALWQAERAALVAAKTKDELGVWLAPDSEPADLVADFGAISLIAVDFPRFADGRGYSIARLLRERHGWTGELRAIGDVLRDQLLYMSRCGFDAYAVRADKDIHDALNAFTEFTQRYQGAFDQPEPLFRRRGASAGVATPDAKVGA; translated from the coding sequence ATGGCTTCGATTATCAAGAACCGCGCAGTGATCGACGATGCATGGCAGGTCGTGCGCGCGGCGGAAGACGGTGCACTGCCCGCGGTCGATGCGTTGCCGGCCGGCAAGGTGCTGGTGCCGTTCGCGTTGTGGCAGGCCGAGCGCGCGGCGCTCGTCGCCGCGAAGACGAAGGACGAGCTCGGCGTGTGGCTCGCACCGGACAGCGAGCCGGCCGATCTCGTGGCCGACTTCGGCGCGATTTCGCTGATCGCCGTCGATTTCCCGCGCTTCGCGGACGGCCGCGGCTACAGCATCGCGCGCCTGCTGCGCGAGCGCCACGGCTGGACGGGCGAACTGCGCGCGATCGGCGACGTGCTGCGCGACCAGTTGCTGTACATGTCGCGTTGCGGCTTCGACGCCTATGCGGTGCGCGCCGACAAGGACATCCACGACGCGCTGAACGCGTTCACGGAATTCACGCAGCGTTACCAGGGCGCGTTCGACCAGCCCGAACCGCTGTTCCGCCGCCGCGGCGCGTCGGCAGGCGTAGCGACGCCCGACGCGAAGGTGGGCGCATGA
- a CDS encoding nitrite/sulfite reductase produces the protein MYQYDQYDQTIVDERVAQYRDQVRRRLSGELSEDEFRPLRLQNGLYMQRHAYMHRIAIPYGNLRSDQLRMLARIAREHDRGYGHFSTRSNIQFNWIKLEETPEILAKLASVQMHGIQTSGNCIRNITADQFAGVAHDEEIDPRPWSEILRQWSTFHPEFAWLPRKFKIAVSGSKHDRAAVQIHDLGVYLKKNAQGEVVASILAGGGLGRTPIIGAVIKEDLPWQHLLTYCEAVLRVYNRYGRRDNLYKARIKILVKALSPAKFAQQVEEEWQHLKDGPSTLTQAEVDRVSQYFQPPVYEKLADTDASFEQHLLENKAFARWVERNVAPHKVAGYAAVTLSLKDHRIAPGDATDQQMDLVADWADAYSFGELRVSHEQNLILANVKKRDLFAVWEKAKAAGFATPNIGLLTDIIACPGGDFCSLANAKSIPIALAIQQRFDDLDYVYDLGDLSLNISGCMNSCGHHHVGNIGILGVDKDGAEWYQVSLGGEQGTGRNGARLGRVIGPSFSAEEVPDVIAKLIDTFVESRIDGERFVDTYDRIGIAPFKERVYAARQAVNA, from the coding sequence ATGTATCAGTACGACCAATACGACCAGACGATCGTCGACGAGCGTGTCGCGCAGTACCGCGATCAGGTGCGCCGCCGGCTGTCGGGCGAGTTGAGCGAAGACGAGTTCCGTCCGCTGCGCCTGCAGAACGGCCTGTACATGCAGCGCCACGCGTACATGCACCGCATCGCGATTCCGTACGGCAACCTGCGCAGCGACCAGCTCCGGATGCTGGCGCGCATCGCCCGCGAACACGATCGCGGCTACGGTCACTTCTCGACCCGCTCGAACATCCAGTTCAACTGGATCAAGCTGGAAGAAACGCCCGAGATCCTCGCGAAGCTCGCATCGGTGCAGATGCACGGTATCCAGACGTCGGGCAACTGCATCCGCAACATTACGGCCGACCAGTTCGCCGGCGTCGCGCACGACGAAGAGATCGATCCGCGTCCGTGGTCGGAAATCCTCCGTCAATGGTCGACGTTCCATCCCGAATTCGCATGGCTGCCGCGCAAGTTCAAGATCGCGGTGTCGGGCTCGAAGCATGATCGCGCGGCCGTGCAGATCCACGACCTCGGCGTGTACCTGAAGAAGAACGCGCAGGGCGAAGTGGTCGCGAGCATCCTCGCGGGCGGCGGCCTCGGCCGTACGCCGATCATCGGCGCGGTGATCAAGGAAGACCTGCCGTGGCAGCACCTGCTCACCTACTGCGAAGCCGTGCTGCGCGTGTACAACCGTTACGGTCGCCGCGACAACCTGTACAAGGCGCGCATCAAGATCCTCGTGAAGGCGCTGTCGCCCGCGAAGTTCGCGCAGCAGGTCGAGGAAGAGTGGCAGCACCTGAAGGACGGCCCGTCGACGCTCACGCAGGCGGAAGTCGATCGCGTGTCGCAGTACTTCCAGCCGCCCGTCTACGAGAAGCTGGCCGACACCGACGCATCGTTCGAACAGCACCTGCTCGAGAACAAGGCGTTCGCACGCTGGGTCGAGCGTAACGTTGCCCCGCACAAGGTGGCCGGCTATGCGGCCGTCACGCTGTCGCTGAAGGATCACCGCATTGCGCCGGGAGACGCGACCGACCAGCAGATGGATCTGGTGGCCGACTGGGCCGACGCATACTCGTTCGGCGAGCTGCGCGTGTCGCACGAGCAGAACCTGATTCTCGCGAACGTGAAGAAGCGCGACCTGTTTGCCGTGTGGGAAAAGGCGAAGGCAGCCGGTTTCGCGACGCCGAACATCGGCCTGCTGACCGACATCATCGCGTGCCCGGGCGGCGACTTCTGCTCGCTCGCGAACGCGAAGTCGATCCCGATCGCGCTGGCGATCCAGCAGCGTTTCGACGATCTCGACTATGTGTACGACCTCGGCGACCTGTCGCTGAACATTTCCGGTTGCATGAACTCGTGCGGTCACCACCACGTCGGCAACATCGGCATCCTCGGCGTCGACAAGGACGGCGCCGAGTGGTACCAGGTGTCGCTCGGCGGCGAGCAGGGCACGGGCCGCAACGGTGCGCGCCTCGGCCGCGTGATCGGGCCGTCGTTCTCGGCGGAAGAAGTGCCCGACGTGATCGCGAAGCTGATCGACACGTTCGTCGAATCGCGCATCGACGGCGAGCGCTTCGTCGACACGTACGATCGCATCGGCATCGCGCCGTTCAAGGAGCGCGTGTATGCGGCGCGCCAGGCAGTGAACGCGTAA
- a CDS encoding CysB family HTH-type transcriptional regulator, with product MNLHQFRFVREAVRQNFNLTEAAKALYTSQPGVSKAIIELEDELGVEIFTRHGKRVRSLTEPGRIILASVERILQEVESLKRVGKDYAAQDQGNLTIAATHTQARYSLPAAIAEFKKRFPKVHLSILQGSPTQVAEMVIHDQADLAIATEAISDYKELVSLPCFQWHHAAVVPADHPLLERKPVTLDDLAQYPLITYDDAFAGRKKINHAFALRGLSPDIVLEAIDADVIKTYVELGLGVGIMADIAFNPERDRGLRLIPVGHLFGSNVTRVALKQGAYLRSYVYTLVELLSPTLNRKLIEQALKGESESYEL from the coding sequence ATGAACCTGCACCAATTTCGCTTCGTGCGCGAGGCCGTCCGGCAGAATTTCAACCTCACCGAGGCCGCCAAGGCGCTCTACACGTCGCAACCGGGGGTGTCGAAGGCGATCATCGAGCTCGAGGACGAGCTCGGCGTGGAGATCTTCACGCGGCACGGCAAGCGCGTGCGCTCGCTCACCGAGCCGGGCCGGATCATCCTCGCGTCGGTCGAGCGGATTCTTCAGGAGGTTGAAAGCCTTAAAAGGGTCGGGAAAGATTATGCGGCGCAGGATCAGGGCAACCTGACCATCGCCGCGACCCACACGCAGGCCCGCTACTCGCTGCCGGCCGCGATCGCCGAGTTCAAGAAGCGCTTCCCGAAGGTCCACCTGTCGATCCTGCAGGGCAGCCCGACGCAGGTGGCCGAGATGGTGATCCACGACCAGGCCGATCTCGCGATCGCCACCGAGGCGATTTCCGACTACAAGGAGCTCGTGTCGCTGCCCTGCTTCCAGTGGCACCACGCGGCCGTCGTGCCGGCGGACCATCCGCTGCTCGAACGCAAGCCGGTCACGCTCGACGATCTCGCGCAGTACCCGCTGATCACGTACGACGATGCGTTCGCGGGCCGCAAGAAGATCAACCATGCGTTCGCGCTGCGCGGGCTGTCTCCGGACATCGTGCTCGAGGCGATCGACGCCGACGTGATCAAGACCTACGTCGAACTCGGCCTCGGCGTCGGCATCATGGCCGACATCGCGTTCAATCCCGAGCGCGACCGCGGCCTGCGGTTGATCCCGGTCGGCCACCTGTTCGGCAGCAACGTGACGCGCGTCGCGCTCAAGCAGGGCGCCTACCTGCGCAGCTATGTGTATACGCTCGTCGAACTGCTGTCGCCGACGCTGAACCGCAAGCTGATCGAACAGGCGCTCAAGGGCGAATCCGAATCGTACGAACTCTGA